Proteins from one Methanobrevibacter millerae genomic window:
- a CDS encoding barstar family protein — translation MKIYELDGKLIASDGHKYLKEALDFPDYYGENLDALYDCLTEFNGEIHFSNATCVKDCILDTFDDARNENKNLIIKFE, via the coding sequence TTGAAAATCTATGAACTTGACGGCAAACTGATAGCCAGCGATGGCCATAAGTATCTGAAGGAGGCTTTGGATTTCCCCGATTATTACGGCGAAAATCTGGATGCCCTTTATGACTGTCTAACAGAATTCAATGGTGAGATTCACTTTAGCAATGCAACCTGCGTAAAGGACTGCATTTTAGATACTTTTGACGATGCCAGAAATGAAAATAAAAATTTGATTATTAAATTCGAATAG
- a CDS encoding ribonuclease domain-containing protein codes for MDRRMLIIVLAVMALFFGLFLTGTFAQKDVKVVEDGQYCTVDEVSAYIKEFHKLPSNFITKKEAQSLGWNGGPLKKYAPGKSIGGDVFTNREGVLPKTSAKYIECDINANGTSRGPERIVYNTQTFQVYYTSDHYKTFKEV; via the coding sequence ATGGATAGGCGAATGTTAATAATTGTTTTGGCAGTTATGGCATTGTTTTTCGGCCTTTTTCTAACGGGAACTTTCGCCCAAAAGGACGTGAAGGTTGTAGAGGACGGCCAGTACTGTACGGTTGATGAGGTATCAGCCTACATCAAGGAATTTCATAAGCTTCCAAGCAATTTCATAACGAAAAAGGAAGCCCAATCGTTGGGATGGAACGGAGGGCCGCTTAAGAAGTACGCTCCCGGAAAAAGTATTGGCGGTGACGTATTTACCAATCGTGAAGGAGTCCTTCCAAAAACGTCTGCAAAATACATAGAATGTGACATCAACGCAAACGGCACTTCCAGAGGTCCTGAAAGAATAGTGTACAATACCCAGACCTTCCAGGTCTATTACACTTCAGACCATTATAAGACATTTAAAGAGGTTTAA
- the rfbD gene encoding dTDP-4-dehydrorhamnose reductase, with protein sequence MKILITGSNGMLGNDLIDVLKDKHELILTTSSSLDITDKEHTIDFIKENKPDIVINSAAYTNVDGCEENTDLAYSVNGDGPRNLALGCREVDCPLVHVSTDYVFNGKNTRPWVEDDEIGPISVYGKSKLQGEIAIQEILDKFFIVRTAWLYGVNGGNFPKTMLELAKSHPVITVVTDEVGCPTYTLDLAGAISELIETDYYGIYHITNSDSCSWFDFAKYIFEVAGVDVEVAPVTAAEFARPAPRPSYSVLENRKWIENGFEPLRSYKEAIKDYIEIIK encoded by the coding sequence ATGAAGATTTTAATAACAGGCTCTAATGGAATGTTGGGAAACGATTTGATTGATGTGTTAAAGGATAAGCATGAATTGATACTGACCACTTCATCTTCATTAGATATAACGGATAAAGAGCACACTATTGATTTCATTAAGGAAAATAAGCCGGATATCGTAATCAACTCCGCTGCATATACAAATGTCGACGGCTGTGAGGAAAACACCGATCTGGCATATAGCGTCAACGGTGACGGTCCTAGAAACTTGGCTCTCGGATGCAGGGAAGTTGACTGTCCTCTGGTTCATGTAAGTACTGATTACGTATTCAACGGCAAAAATACGAGGCCTTGGGTTGAAGATGATGAAATCGGACCAATCAGCGTCTATGGAAAAAGCAAGCTTCAGGGCGAAATTGCCATTCAGGAAATCCTCGACAAGTTCTTTATAGTAAGAACCGCATGGCTTTATGGCGTAAACGGAGGTAATTTCCCGAAAACGATGCTTGAACTTGCTAAAAGCCATCCTGTAATAACCGTGGTTACCGATGAGGTGGGATGTCCTACATACACTCTCGATCTGGCAGGGGCAATCTCTGAATTAATTGAAACGGATTATTATGGAATCTATCACATAACAAACTCCGACAGCTGCTCATGGTTTGATTTTGCAAAATACATTTTCGAAGTTGCCGGAGTCGACGTTGAGGTGGCGCCTGTAACGGCGGCCGAGTTTGCAAGGCCTGCACCTAGACCTTCATATTCAGTTCTTGAAAACAGAAAATGGATTGAAAACGGATTTGAACCTTTAAGAAGTTATAAGGAAGCCATTAAGGATTACATTGAAATTATCAAATAA
- a CDS encoding nucleotide sugar dehydrogenase, which yields MKVCIIGQGYIGLPTAALFARNHCEVVGVDVNEKIIENLNNGIIHIEEPGISDIIKKALELKVYKASLKPEKADAFIITVPTPYIVENYSCDLSYVVSACQSILPYLEKGNVVIIESTIAPMSTDETIKPIFENVGFTIGEDLYLAHCPERVLPGKIIEELIHNDRIIGGVTPECSVKACEVYGQFVEGELMLTEAKTAELSKCMENTFRDVNIALANELAKICAEIGVNALDVIKMANKHPRVNLHSPGPGVGGHCLAIDPYFIYAKAPETAKIIKLARDTNNSMPEFVCDYTRKMIENGKIAVLGVSYKGNTGDDRESPAYEIIANLEKDYEIAIHDPHLENPNFVSFEEAVGDADLILILCDHNEFKNLNYDAIHENTIIFDTKNIIEDVPDEIKLYNYGNLYEI from the coding sequence ATGAAAGTGTGTATTATTGGACAAGGCTATATCGGACTTCCAACAGCAGCATTATTTGCAAGAAACCACTGCGAAGTTGTTGGGGTTGATGTGAACGAAAAGATTATTGAAAACTTAAATAACGGAATCATTCACATTGAAGAGCCTGGAATATCTGATATAATCAAAAAAGCTTTGGAATTGAAAGTGTACAAAGCCTCCCTAAAGCCTGAAAAGGCCGATGCATTCATAATCACCGTACCGACCCCCTATATTGTTGAAAACTACAGCTGTGATTTAAGCTATGTCGTAAGCGCATGCCAGTCAATACTCCCCTACCTGGAAAAGGGAAACGTTGTCATAATCGAATCCACGATAGCTCCGATGTCAACCGACGAGACCATAAAGCCTATATTTGAAAATGTCGGTTTTACGATTGGAGAGGATTTGTATCTTGCCCACTGCCCTGAAAGGGTATTGCCAGGGAAAATCATTGAGGAACTGATTCACAATGACCGCATTATCGGAGGGGTGACTCCAGAATGTTCCGTTAAGGCGTGTGAGGTCTACGGGCAGTTTGTGGAAGGCGAGCTTATGCTGACCGAAGCGAAAACCGCAGAACTCTCAAAATGTATGGAAAATACTTTCAGGGACGTTAACATTGCCCTTGCCAATGAGCTTGCAAAAATCTGCGCGGAAATTGGAGTGAACGCTCTGGACGTAATTAAAATGGCAAACAAGCATCCGAGAGTTAACCTGCATTCTCCGGGCCCAGGCGTTGGAGGGCACTGCCTTGCAATCGATCCGTACTTCATTTACGCAAAGGCGCCTGAAACCGCAAAAATCATTAAGCTTGCAAGGGACACCAATAACTCAATGCCCGAATTCGTATGCGACTACACAAGAAAAATGATTGAAAATGGTAAAATTGCCGTTTTGGGAGTTTCATATAAAGGAAATACCGGCGATGACAGGGAAAGTCCTGCATATGAAATAATAGCCAATCTGGAAAAGGATTATGAAATTGCAATTCATGACCCGCACCTTGAAAATCCGAATTTTGTAAGTTTTGAAGAGGCTGTTGGTGATGCAGACCTTATTTTAATATTGTGTGACCATAATGAGTTTAAAAACTTAAATTATGATGCAATACATGAAAATACGATAATATTCGATACCAAAAACATCATTGAAGATGTTCCGGACGAAATAAAGCTGTACAATTACGGCAATCTCTATGAAATTTAA
- a CDS encoding DUF2264 domain-containing protein, translated as MKIKSLFNKESKTDNPRQIWVNALSKIIDPVLTNAADETLKANMPVNYVKEERAKFAHLEAVGRTVCGIAPWLELGPDNTAEGKIRAKYIDLTTKSLVNICNPDSPDYLIFNEPYQPLVDSAHLVEGLLRARTQLWDNIDSDGQELIINALKETRSIEPWNNNWILFPSMIEAFLLETTGEYDEFRLMHGVNIYMNEWYCGDSYYGDGPNFHLDYYNSYVIHPMLTDILTVLRKHNIGEYTFLDAHLHRLRHYAGHLERLISPEGTYPVIGRSMLYRTAAFQALGQACLFGLYNPDVTPEQVRCALTAVIQNQFSGNDNFDNNGWLRFGFNGNQKKVAEEYSNTGSMYLCTTGFLPLGLPESDRFWSAPDAEWTSLKAWSGKDIDSNMYITD; from the coding sequence ATGAAAATAAAATCTTTATTCAATAAAGAGTCTAAAACTGATAATCCCAGACAAATTTGGGTTAATGCTTTATCTAAAATCATTGATCCTGTTTTGACCAACGCTGCGGATGAAACCCTTAAAGCGAACATGCCCGTAAACTATGTCAAAGAAGAAAGGGCAAAATTTGCACATTTGGAGGCCGTAGGCCGTACGGTTTGCGGCATTGCGCCTTGGCTTGAATTGGGTCCGGACAACACCGCCGAAGGTAAAATTAGAGCCAAATACATTGATTTGACCACTAAATCATTGGTCAATATCTGCAATCCCGATTCACCCGATTATCTTATTTTCAATGAACCATATCAACCCCTCGTTGACTCAGCCCATCTGGTTGAGGGACTTCTCAGGGCAAGAACCCAGCTATGGGACAATATCGACTCCGACGGCCAGGAATTAATCATAAACGCTTTAAAGGAGACCCGTTCAATCGAGCCATGGAACAACAACTGGATACTCTTCCCATCAATGATTGAAGCCTTTTTGCTTGAAACCACTGGAGAATACGATGAGTTCCGCTTAATGCACGGCGTAAACATTTACATGAACGAATGGTACTGCGGAGACTCATATTACGGAGACGGCCCGAATTTCCATTTGGATTACTATAACAGCTATGTTATCCATCCGATGCTCACTGATATCCTCACCGTTTTAAGAAAGCACAATATTGGAGAGTATACATTCCTTGATGCTCATTTACACAGATTGAGGCATTATGCGGGACATCTTGAAAGACTGATATCTCCTGAAGGAACCTATCCCGTCATCGGAAGGTCAATGCTTTACAGGACTGCAGCATTTCAGGCTTTGGGACAGGCATGCCTTTTCGGTCTGTATAATCCCGACGTAACGCCCGAACAGGTCAGGTGTGCACTGACTGCGGTCATTCAAAATCAGTTTTCAGGAAATGACAATTTCGACAATAATGGATGGCTTCGATTCGGTTTCAACGGCAATCAAAAAAAGGTGGCTGAAGAGTACAGCAACACCGGAAGCATGTATCTGTGTACAACGGGCTTTCTGCCTTTAGGATTGCCAGAAAGTGACAGGTTCTGGTCAGCTCCCGATGCCGAGTGGACTTCACTTAAGGCATGGAGCGGAAAGGACATAGATTCAAATATGTACATTACAGATTAA
- a CDS encoding DUF2264 domain-containing protein produces MLDKIFFMSKFFGRLKKSEEVPLVEEEQVPIWEDRIFWVETLEKIAFPVLDNVRKNNLKKNMILESTTAGAEKYAYLEAFARVFNGIAPWLELGPDGSEEGRLRQRYIDITLKAIGIAVNPKSNDYIFYNETKQSLVDIALFAQGLLRSKTQIWLNLSMDVQAKIMDELKNTRIIAPYENHWLLYTSMIEATLLEFTGECDMERLSYAIHKFRDEWYIGDAIYGDGPEFATNYYNSIIIHPMLNDILMVMRKYGLSDGEFMDVQLMRSSRLSAQLERIISPEGTFPIIGKSIAYRCGVFHTLAQAALLNVLPKNINPTQVRSALTKVLRNLFEGNQNFTNGWLLVGLNGHQGDLCERDINTGSLYLCCSVFLPLGLDPNHPFWFGESEEWTSLKAWHGHATQPDQSIDF; encoded by the coding sequence ATGTTGGACAAAATATTTTTCATGAGTAAGTTCTTTGGAAGATTAAAAAAAAGTGAAGAAGTTCCCCTCGTGGAAGAAGAACAAGTCCCTATTTGGGAAGACAGGATTTTTTGGGTTGAAACTTTAGAAAAAATAGCTTTCCCAGTTTTAGATAATGTTAGAAAAAATAATTTAAAGAAAAACATGATTTTAGAATCCACTACTGCAGGCGCTGAGAAATATGCTTATCTTGAAGCTTTCGCACGTGTATTCAATGGTATTGCGCCTTGGCTTGAACTGGGTCCTGACGGATCCGAGGAGGGCAGGCTGCGTCAAAGATACATTGACATAACTCTTAAGGCTATTGGAATTGCCGTTAATCCAAAAAGCAACGATTACATTTTTTACAACGAGACCAAACAGTCTTTGGTAGACATTGCATTGTTTGCTCAGGGTTTGCTTCGCTCCAAAACCCAAATCTGGCTCAATTTGTCAATGGATGTTCAGGCTAAAATCATGGATGAACTTAAGAATACAAGAATCATTGCTCCTTATGAAAACCACTGGCTTTTATACACTTCAATGATTGAAGCGACTCTCTTGGAATTCACTGGAGAATGTGACATGGAGCGTTTAAGCTATGCCATCCATAAATTCAGAGATGAATGGTATATCGGAGACGCAATTTACGGAGACGGCCCTGAATTCGCTACAAACTATTACAACAGCATTATTATTCATCCGATGCTAAATGACATATTGATGGTAATGAGAAAATATGGATTGTCAGACGGCGAATTCATGGATGTTCAGCTGATGAGGTCATCAAGGCTTTCCGCCCAGCTGGAAAGAATCATCTCTCCTGAAGGCACTTTCCCGATTATCGGAAAATCAATCGCTTACCGTTGCGGTGTTTTCCATACTTTAGCTCAGGCAGCTCTCTTGAACGTATTGCCTAAAAATATTAATCCGACCCAAGTCAGGTCAGCCCTGACCAAGGTTTTAAGGAACTTGTTTGAAGGCAACCAGAATTTCACAAACGGATGGCTGCTTGTCGGATTGAATGGCCATCAAGGCGATCTTTGTGAAAGGGATATCAATACAGGAAGCCTGTATTTATGCTGTTCAGTATTCCTTCCTTTAGGTCTTGATCCTAATCATCCGTTCTGGTTCGGTGAATCTGAGGAATGGACATCACTTAAGGCATGGCATGGTCATGCAACTCAGCCGGATCAATCAATTGACTTTTAA
- the hacA gene encoding homoaconitase large subunit: MSSTMSEKILARASGNDKVEAGDIIIANIDVAMTHDLTGPLAVESFEKIGADKVWDSSKIVIPFDHQVPADSIDSANNHIIMRKFVQKQGIENFYDVNVGVCHQILPELGHVVPGEVIVGADSHTCTHGALGAFSTGIGSTDMAMVFAEGNLWFKVPETNRFEITGELRDNVYAKDVILHIIGQMGADGSTYKACEFAGESVSRMSVSDRMVLCNMAIEMGGKTGLVEPDKKTIEYVEKRSKKPYKIFKTDLDADSLNIIDIDVSDLEPQVACPNNVDNVKAVSEVDQEIDQVFLGSCTNGRISDLRDAAKILKGKEIAKGTRMLVIPASREVYSKALDEGLIKIFVDAGALVSAPCCGPCLGGHTGIIGPGEVSLSTSNRNFKGRQGSPDGKVYLSSAAVAAASALEGRIVAPEE; encoded by the coding sequence ATGTCAAGTACAATGTCTGAAAAAATATTAGCTAGAGCATCGGGTAACGATAAGGTTGAAGCCGGTGACATCATTATTGCAAATATCGATGTTGCAATGACCCACGATTTAACCGGACCTCTTGCGGTCGAGTCTTTTGAAAAGATTGGGGCAGACAAAGTCTGGGATTCATCAAAAATCGTGATACCCTTTGATCATCAGGTGCCGGCCGATTCCATTGATTCAGCTAATAATCATATCATAATGAGAAAATTTGTCCAAAAACAGGGCATTGAGAATTTTTACGATGTTAATGTAGGCGTGTGCCATCAGATACTTCCGGAACTGGGACATGTCGTTCCGGGCGAAGTCATTGTGGGAGCCGATTCACATACATGTACCCATGGTGCATTAGGTGCCTTTTCAACGGGCATAGGTTCAACGGACATGGCAATGGTTTTTGCTGAAGGAAATCTATGGTTCAAGGTTCCCGAAACCAACCGATTTGAAATTACCGGAGAGCTGAGGGATAACGTTTATGCAAAGGACGTCATTTTACATATCATTGGTCAGATGGGCGCCGACGGCTCAACCTATAAGGCATGTGAGTTTGCAGGTGAAAGTGTTTCAAGGATGAGCGTTTCAGACAGAATGGTGCTGTGCAACATGGCCATTGAAATGGGCGGAAAGACCGGTTTGGTAGAGCCTGATAAAAAAACGATAGAATACGTTGAAAAACGCTCCAAAAAGCCATACAAAATATTCAAAACAGATTTGGATGCCGATTCATTAAACATAATTGACATTGATGTCAGCGATTTGGAGCCTCAGGTGGCCTGTCCGAATAACGTTGACAACGTAAAAGCCGTAAGCGAAGTTGACCAGGAAATAGACCAGGTATTTTTAGGATCCTGCACAAACGGAAGAATCAGTGACTTAAGGGATGCCGCAAAAATACTTAAAGGAAAGGAAATTGCCAAAGGAACCAGAATGCTTGTAATACCTGCATCAAGGGAAGTCTATTCAAAGGCTCTTGATGAGGGACTGATAAAGATATTTGTTGATGCCGGAGCTCTGGTTAGCGCACCTTGCTGCGGACCGTGCCTTGGAGGACATACCGGAATTATCGGACCTGGTGAAGTTAGTTTATCAACTTCCAATAGAAACTTTAAGGGAAGGCAGGGCTCACCGGACGGTAAAGTCTATTTATCTTCAGCTGCAGTGGCTGCCGCTTCTGCTCTTGAAGGAAGAATTGTTGCACCGGAGGAATGA
- a CDS encoding 3-isopropylmalate dehydratase small subunit: MKGTAWKFGNDIDTDIILPGRYLIYTDEERLSQHCMEGLDDKFSEKCKKGDFIVAGTNFGCGSSREHAPIAIKGAGVACVIAESFARIFYRNATNVGVPLLEAPGISDLVDDGDEIEVDMDNGTITSANGEKITFKKLPPFMLEILEKGGLIEYLKNKRE; encoded by the coding sequence ATGAAAGGAACTGCATGGAAATTTGGAAACGACATTGATACGGACATTATACTTCCGGGAAGATACCTGATTTATACTGATGAAGAAAGACTGTCCCAGCACTGCATGGAAGGATTGGATGATAAGTTTAGCGAAAAATGCAAAAAGGGAGATTTTATTGTAGCCGGAACGAATTTCGGCTGCGGCTCATCAAGGGAGCATGCCCCTATCGCTATCAAAGGTGCCGGCGTAGCCTGCGTAATAGCTGAATCATTTGCAAGGATATTTTACAGAAACGCAACAAATGTGGGAGTTCCGCTTCTTGAAGCTCCGGGAATCAGCGATTTGGTTGATGACGGAGACGAAATCGAAGTTGACATGGACAATGGAACCATAACCTCCGCAAATGGTGAAAAAATCACTTTTAAAAAATTACCTCCATTTATGTTGGAAATACTTGAAAAGGGTGGATTAATTGAATACCTCAAAAACAAAAGAGAATAA
- a CDS encoding isocitrate/isopropylmalate family dehydrogenase, protein MNTSKTKENKYNIAVIPGDGIGREVMEATISVLDALNLDFDYVYGEAGDECLEKTGTALPEETIEIVRAADACLFGAAGETAADVIVKLRQEMKMFANLRPVKAYPNTNSIRDDIDFMIVRENTEGLYIADQEKLTDEGAVAKRIITREAESRIIDYAFKYAEENGKSKVTGVHKANVLKKSDGLFREIFYEVGQNYPDIEKEDFYVDATAMYLITQPQNFEVIVTTNLFGDILSDEGAGLVGGLGLIPSANIGNDGALFEPVHGSAPDIAGKGIANPIAMMLSAVMMLRYLGEVDAADKVDNAILKLLTDAKVLTGDLGGKATTKEVTEEIISLL, encoded by the coding sequence TTGAATACCTCAAAAACAAAAGAGAATAAATATAATATTGCCGTTATTCCAGGTGATGGAATAGGCCGTGAAGTAATGGAAGCTACAATTTCCGTTTTGGATGCTTTAAACCTTGATTTTGACTATGTTTACGGTGAGGCCGGTGACGAGTGCCTGGAAAAAACAGGGACTGCGCTTCCCGAAGAAACGATAGAAATCGTCAGGGCTGCCGATGCGTGCCTCTTTGGAGCTGCCGGAGAGACCGCCGCAGACGTTATTGTCAAGTTAAGGCAGGAAATGAAAATGTTTGCCAATTTAAGGCCGGTCAAGGCATATCCAAATACGAATTCAATACGTGACGACATTGACTTCATGATTGTCCGTGAAAACACCGAAGGGCTCTATATTGCAGACCAGGAAAAGCTGACTGACGAGGGAGCCGTTGCAAAGCGAATAATCACCCGCGAAGCTGAAAGCAGGATTATCGATTATGCCTTTAAATATGCTGAGGAAAACGGCAAGTCCAAGGTTACGGGAGTTCACAAAGCAAACGTTTTAAAGAAAAGCGACGGCCTGTTCAGGGAAATCTTTTATGAAGTCGGCCAAAATTATCCGGACATCGAAAAGGAAGATTTCTATGTTGACGCCACCGCAATGTATCTCATTACACAGCCTCAGAACTTTGAAGTAATCGTTACAACCAACTTATTTGGCGATATTCTCTCAGATGAAGGAGCAGGTCTTGTAGGAGGACTTGGATTAATACCTTCAGCAAATATCGGAAATGACGGAGCGCTGTTCGAGCCGGTTCACGGTTCAGCTCCGGACATTGCAGGAAAAGGAATTGCAAATCCTATAGCCATGATGCTTTCTGCTGTGATGATGCTTAGGTATTTGGGTGAAGTCGACGCCGCAGACAAAGTGGATAATGCTATTTTAAAGCTGTTGACTGATGCAAAGGTATTAACCGGAGATCTGGGCGGTAAAGCCACCACAAAAGAAGTGACAGAAGAAATTATCAGTTTATTATAG
- a CDS encoding glycosyltransferase family 2 protein: protein MVKESELKEGISAIIPTYKGEKFISKLLDSLVNQSIDFNLFEAIFIVNGELDSTPDIIRQYQKDYPDVNIILTESEKGASNARNKGIEMASREYTIFIDDDDFISHNYLEELYRYVKPNRVVVGSFYDIDEDTGELRDSYMTPELINNSGIIENPYDTIKDAIVITQNKVLPTVNVKESSFNPELKNGVDISYYANLYPVNDFEFYVVDKDLNANYYRLWRQGSISRQDMSYDFNITDRLKVINDINEGLKKARTPEMKSFIGSLTGGQIVKINKYIEKHPEEYENVLKDIMDYDFDFFPYKYLNEDISKLNNESRELIISYAFSPTNTTTSNVVARRIMSEKKNVDVICANLDDMAKDFTLETYVHEFVVEKHVIESNFSTDWDNILNFSNEGMKVLGKYDKIYSRANFVHSHFLALEYKLKNPDTYWRAEFSDPLIYTFDERHLSPKLTDEDYINRMNEILSEKNLELINADDDINCVCEYLTFVFANEIIFTNESQKEVMTDTLRFDIEDIINEKSVISSHPILDLKYYYVKKSDYELDNSYINFAYFGVIFSNRSFEDFINAFDNLSDEYKDKVRLHIFSPNRTLFEQLLTKELLERTVFNANVDYLEFLNLTTKFDVLIVEDSYTKGHFIKNPYLPSKLSDYKGSNSAIWAICEKGSEMSKLDFEYKSHLNDYDENINVLNRIISDRTNAGIEGVKIDKDEYARQRTNQLTQKICELIEVCESEFKKDAAYEAQINELTQRIQNLEKENSEILNSNSWKMTHNLRKLGKKFK from the coding sequence ATGGTTAAAGAATCTGAACTGAAAGAAGGAATTAGTGCGATTATCCCAACGTATAAAGGAGAGAAGTTTATTTCAAAGTTATTGGATTCTTTAGTAAATCAAAGCATTGATTTTAATCTTTTTGAAGCCATATTCATCGTTAACGGAGAGCTTGACTCAACACCCGATATCATCAGGCAATACCAGAAAGACTATCCCGACGTTAACATAATATTAACGGAAAGTGAAAAGGGAGCCTCCAACGCCAGAAACAAGGGAATAGAAATGGCTTCAAGAGAATATACAATTTTCATTGACGATGACGATTTCATAAGCCACAATTATCTTGAAGAGCTTTACAGGTACGTTAAGCCAAACAGGGTTGTTGTCGGGTCATTTTACGATATCGATGAGGACACCGGCGAACTCAGAGACTCCTACATGACGCCGGAGTTAATTAACAATTCAGGAATCATCGAAAATCCCTACGATACGATAAAGGATGCTATCGTCATTACCCAGAACAAGGTACTACCTACCGTTAACGTTAAGGAATCATCATTCAATCCGGAACTTAAAAACGGTGTGGACATATCTTATTATGCCAATTTATACCCAGTTAACGACTTTGAGTTTTATGTGGTCGACAAAGACCTTAATGCCAACTACTACAGGCTGTGGAGACAGGGATCAATTTCTAGACAGGACATGTCCTATGATTTCAATATTACAGACCGCCTGAAGGTAATCAACGACATTAATGAAGGCCTTAAAAAAGCAAGAACGCCGGAAATGAAAAGCTTCATCGGAAGCCTTACCGGCGGCCAGATTGTAAAGATTAACAAGTATATTGAAAAGCATCCTGAAGAGTATGAGAATGTTTTAAAAGACATTATGGACTATGATTTTGATTTCTTCCCATATAAATACCTGAATGAAGACATTTCTAAATTGAATAACGAATCAAGGGAATTGATTATATCATATGCATTTTCCCCGACAAATACGACTACAAGCAACGTTGTAGCCCGAAGGATCATGTCTGAAAAGAAAAACGTTGATGTAATTTGCGCAAATCTCGATGATATGGCAAAGGATTTTACACTTGAAACGTATGTCCATGAATTTGTTGTTGAAAAACATGTTATCGAATCGAATTTTTCAACGGACTGGGACAATATTTTAAATTTTTCAAACGAAGGAATGAAGGTTCTTGGCAAATACGATAAAATATACAGCAGAGCCAATTTCGTTCATTCACACTTTTTAGCCCTTGAATACAAATTAAAAAACCCAGATACATATTGGAGAGCCGAATTTTCAGATCCATTAATTTATACATTTGATGAGAGACATTTAAGCCCTAAATTAACGGATGAGGATTATATCAATAGAATGAATGAGATTTTAAGTGAAAAAAATCTGGAATTGATTAACGCTGATGACGACATTAACTGTGTCTGCGAGTATTTGACCTTTGTTTTTGCAAACGAGATAATATTTACCAATGAAAGTCAAAAAGAAGTGATGACGGATACGTTGAGATTTGATATTGAAGACATCATCAATGAAAAATCAGTCATCTCATCACATCCTATTTTAGACCTGAAATACTACTATGTTAAAAAAAGCGATTATGAATTAGACAATAGCTACATTAATTTCGCCTATTTCGGAGTAATATTTTCAAACAGGTCATTTGAAGACTTCATTAATGCGTTTGACAATTTATCCGATGAGTACAAGGATAAGGTAAGGCTGCACATATTCAGCCCAAACAGAACGCTCTTTGAACAGCTCTTAACAAAGGAACTTCTGGAAAGGACAGTATTCAATGCAAACGTTGACTATCTGGAATTTTTAAACCTTACAACCAAATTTGACGTTTTGATTGTTGAAGACAGCTACACAAAAGGCCATTTCATTAAAAACCCTTATCTTCCATCAAAGCTTTCAGACTATAAGGGTTCCAACTCAGCAATCTGGGCTATTTGCGAAAAAGGCAGTGAAATGAGCAAGCTGGATTTTGAATACAAGAGCCATTTAAACGATTATGATGAAAACATCAATGTCTTAAATCGTATAATATCCGACAGGACAAATGCCGGCATTGAAGGGGTAAAAATCGATAAGGACGAATATGCAAGGCAGAGAACAAATCAATTGACTCAAAAGATATGTGAATTAATTGAGGTCTGCGAGTCCGAATTCAAAAAGGATGCTGCCTACGAAGCTCAAATTAATGAATTGACTCAAAGAATTCAAAATCTGGAAAAGGAAAATTCAGAAATTCTCAATTCCAACAGCTGGAAGATGACGCATAATTTAAGAAAACTTGGAAAAAAATTTAAATAA
- the ribH gene encoding 6,7-dimethyl-8-ribityllumazine synthase, with amino-acid sequence MVKYEIAAVVAEFNYDITQMMLELATAEAKNRDCEITKVVAVPGVFDMPLVIKKLLQKGEYDAIITLGAVIEGATDHDQIVAQHASRKIADLALEYDTPVALGITGPGMTRLDAHRRVKNAKSAVEAAIKMCDRLKEI; translated from the coding sequence ATGGTAAAATATGAAATTGCTGCAGTAGTTGCAGAATTTAACTATGATATTACACAAATGATGTTGGAATTAGCTACAGCTGAAGCTAAAAATAGAGACTGTGAAATTACAAAGGTAGTAGCAGTTCCTGGCGTATTCGATATGCCTCTTGTCATTAAAAAGTTATTGCAAAAAGGCGAATATGACGCTATTATCACCTTAGGTGCCGTTATCGAAGGTGCTACCGACCACGACCAAATCGTTGCACAGCATGCGTCACGTAAAATAGCTGATTTAGCACTCGAATATGATACTCCGGTAGCCTTAGGTATTACTGGTCCGGGCATGACAAGATTGGATGCTCACAGACGTGTCAAAAACGCAAAAAGCGCTGTTGAAGCCGCCATCAAAATGTGTGACAGATTAAAAGAAATTTAA